The following are encoded in a window of Triticum urartu cultivar G1812 unplaced genomic scaffold, Tu2.1 TuUngrouped_contig_4505, whole genome shotgun sequence genomic DNA:
- the LOC125527926 gene encoding galactan beta-1,4-galactosyltransferase GALS1-like: protein VRAGRATLQDVRAQADYDGWYHNQFLVVNDCLHRYRHAARWTFFFDVDEYIFLPDGRTLDGVLAELDPYTQFTIEQNPMSSRLCARGANDSEADYSKQWGFEKLVFRNSITGVRRDRKYAIQAKNAYATGVHMSENVIGNTTHKTEHLIRYYHYHNTINVPGELCRELVPVPPKGGVMWSEKTPWYHDDSMKRLANAVREFEKRTIGNVGV from the exons GTGCGCGCCGGCCGCGCCACGCTGCAGGACGTGCGCGCCCAGGCCGACTACGACGGCTGGTACCACAACCAGTTCCTCGTCGTCAACGACTGCCTCCACCGGTACCGCCACGCCGCCAGGTGGACCTTCTTCTTCGACGTCGACGAGTACATCTTCCTGCCCGACGGCCGGACGCTCGACGGCGTGCTCGCCGAGCTCGACCCCTACACGCAGTTCACCATCGAGCAGAACCCCATGTCGAGCAGGCTGTGCGCGCGGGGCGCCAACGATTCCGAGGCCGACTACTCCAA ACAATGGGGGTTTGAGAAGCTGGTGTTCCGGAATTCGATCACCGGGGTGAGGCGCGACAGGAAGTACGCGATCCAGGCCAAGAACGCATACGCCACGGGCGTGCACATGTCCGAGAACGTTATCGGCAACACCACTCACAAGACGGAGCACCTCATCCGGTACTACCACTACCACAACACCATCAACGTTCCCGGCGAGTTATGCCGCGAGCTTGTGCCGGTGCCGCCGAAAGGTGGCGTGATGTGGTCCGAGAAGACGCCCTGGTACCACGACGACAGCATGAAGCGCCTCGCGAACGCGGTGCGGGAGTTCGAGAAGAGAACCATTGGCAATGTGGGTGTGTGA